The stretch of DNA GCCTCCTCCTGGGAAGCTAAGCTAGGGGCAGGAAGGGTACACAGAATGTTCACATGGATCCCCACCCTAGACATGCtgtgtgctggctgctgcctgcagcttgcAGTGGCTGGGCTCTGTGGGCAGTGATGGAAAGTCCCTAGGTACCACGCAGCTCCTAGAGATGCCCAGGCACTTCCTGTCCCCACCCACGGGCAGCCAGCAGGGCTCTCCCCTCACCTCGTGACATGCGTCCCTTGTCCTGGCCAGTGATGCAATACACAGCAACAGCCAGGAAGATGGTGGCAACAACATCTGCGACCACGATCCCCGAGATGGTGGAAGCGTCCACTTCGATGCAGTTCTGGCACACTGAAAGGCCAAAAGGACACAGATACTGAAAGCAGGGCCACAACCAGGACCCTGCCCCTTGGCTGCCTCCGCTCTGCTGCCAGGGCCAGTCTGAGCCCAAAGCGCTGAGCCAGCTCTGCCAGTCCAGGCAGGCTCCAGTCCCAGGGTGAGAGAGACCAGGGATTAAATTTGGCTTGCTGCATGGCCCAAGGCAGTAGCGCAAGCTGCCCTGTGTCCCTAGCACTCAGGGCAGGCCACAGCAGGGCCTGCGAGTGGCTAGCAATGAGGCAGTAGGAATGCCAGGTTATGGCACTAAATGAAGCTGTAGAGCTCTCACGGGGACACCAGCTGCAGGGGAATGTGCAGCTTGGCTGTTCCCAAGGGCAAACTTAGCATAGGAGCTGTCAGGACTTCCACAAACTGGTGGAACCACCTTCAAACTCTGGGAAATCAGTAGTTCCCTCAAAAATTTGCTTGGGTGAAAACTCCAAGCAGTTCTGGTTCTAGAAACCAAGTTTGCAACACTTACTTCGATAGTGCACCTGGAGCTCACTGTGTTCGTTTCTGCCTTCCAATTGACACACATAGACGCCTCTGGGATCGTTGTAAACTGCACCCAAGTCCAGTTGTGTTCCATTTCCTATCCTATTCCCATCTTTCAGCCATATGATTTCACTTTGCAGGTTTGTTTCACATTGCAGGAACACCTTCCCACTGACTTCTTTCAGGATTACTTTatgttttgtaaaaaaagaaaggagagcagAGAGCATTACAGCTGAGTTCTCAACCCTCACAGTGGTGCAGAACTCAGGAGAGCTCATTCATGGAGATGGCTAGTCTTGAGAGCATCACATTAGGCTGTTTCCTGAGCAGTAGAGAGGAGactgcaaacaaaaaactctGGAAAAAGCAGACTACCCAGCAAAAATGTAGTCCAGTGTTCAACTGGTGGTTACATTAATGCATATCCAAATTCTCTTAGAGTGAAAACCAACTGGAATTAGGCATCTACCTGGACTCCATTCAGACTGCATGTGCATGACCCTCATCCTGCACACAGACTGCATTGGTATTGAAGTACAACTGCAGCAAGAGACATTtcaacagaaagtgaaatatttccACCAGCAGCGACAGGAGCTGAGCCTGAATGGGGAGGCAAAAACCCATTTGGGTTTTTACCcaatagtaaaaaaaatttttagtgAAAAGTGTGCAAAAAAACACATAGAATTGCTTCCTCGGCCCAAAGCTATCACCTGCAGAGTCTGGAGTGGACTACAGAACAGAGCCTCTCCTGCTTGCATATTTGTGCTAGGTACAAAGCCCGTGGCTACTTTGGTCTAACAGCATGGTGCTGCCACGTCCAACTTTACATGCTTTGTCACTGCAAGGCAGCTTTGAGCTATAACACATAGCCACGGAGCAACACACACAGCTCCAGACCATCACAGCAACGGTCTAGGGCGGGCAAAGGCAGCAGAGCGATCCCAGCCTTGTGAACCATTGTGCTGATTCGCTCCTTTTTCCCCATCAACATTTACGAACCTCGCATCAGGGTGCTGCAACGGAAAACCCCAGCAAGCGGCAGGGGCCTGTTTCCCAGCCACCCTCCCACCGCTGCAGAGACGCCCGTGGCGTAAGCGATACGGGTGGCAGTCTCCAAGGACCACAGCGAGTGCCCAACAGGCACCACCGCTGACCCGCTGCAGCGTGCGGGACGAGCCCCCCGCCTTGCCATCTGCATGGGGTCCCTCAGGTGCGGTGCACCGCGCCGGGGGTCTCCGCGTACCGTGTCAGCCTGTGCGGTGCAGCCGGTTTCAGCTGCGGGCATAGCACCGCAGCGGCCTGTGGGCAGCGACTGACACCCGGGGACTTACCTTGGATGCCCCAGCTGGCCGTGGCCAGGCTGGTGAGGAGCGCCCAGGTGACCAGGGCCTTTCCCCTCCACATGGCACAAAGCAGTGGTGGCTCTTTCACCAGCTCGGAGGAGAGGACGTGGGGAGAGCTCCTCGCCACGACACACCACCCTCCCCGAGATCTTTGTCAGGTACCGGATGCCGGGGGCTGgagccttcctcccccagcagctgggggaTGTCTGAGGTGCCCTGGCCCTGCCTCCTCACCCCAGCCATGACGCCTGTGGAGAGGCAGGGGAGGGCAGCTGGGCCTGAGGTGGTGTGTCCCCCAGCAGCTGTGGACCCCCAGCAGCCAGGTGTTCCCCAGCAGCCATGGAGCCTCCTGCAGCCACGGGCCCCCAGCAGCCGCTGGTCCCCCCACAGACACGGAGCCCCCCAGCAGCTATAGACCCCGCAGCCACGGGTCCCCCTACAGCCACGGAGCCCCCCCACAGCCCCGGGTTGCACCCCAGCAGCCGTGGACCCCGAAGCCACGGGTCCCCCAGCAGTCACAGGTTCCCCCACAGCTGTGGGCGCCCAGCAGCCACGGGTCCCCCCGCAGCCATGGGTCCCCCTATAGCCATAAAGCCCCCCAGCAGCCACGGGTCCCCCCGCAGCCATAGACCCCCCCACGGCCACGGATCCCCCCAGCAGCCATGAAGACTCCTGCAGCTACTGGTCCCCTCTACAGCCATGGAGCCCCCCAGCAGCCACGGGTCCCCCCGCACCCCCGAGTACCCCAGCAGCAGCGGGGTACGCCCCGAGCAAGTCTGTCCCACGGCGGCTGCCGTAGCGGCGTCCCGCGGCGGCGCTGTCCCGTGGTGCCGCGCGGCCGCAGGCGGGTGCGGGAGCGGAGCCATGGCGGCGCCGGCGGGCTCTCTGGTGGCGGCCGTGCTGGCGCACTCGGGCCGCCTCGACAAGGAGGACCTGGGCACCCGCATCGGGCGGCTCTCCCGCCGCGTGGAGGAGCTGAAGGCAGGGCCGGGAACGGGgcaggacacacacacacgcgcgcgcgCGAGCGGAGCTTTGGGGAGGGCCGGGGGCGCTGATCTCCGGCCGGTCTGTGCTGGGGTCTCCGGCCGACCGTGGTGGCCTGAGCCCGGGAAGGGTCTCTTGCCGCTGCCCGGGAAGGTCCACCCGATGAACGGCGGTGTCCTGATGCTCCTTCTTTTTCAGGGTGAAGTCTGCAACATGATTAACAAGAAGTATAACGAGTTCCTGCCCAGCATGCAGAGCGCCGAGGACCTGGTGTCGCAGCTGGAGGGGCTGTCGAGCAACATCGACCTGCTGAAAGCGGGGATCGAGAACGAGGTGACAGCCTGCCCTGCCTCGGCGGCCCTCGCCCATTCCACT from Haliaeetus albicilla chromosome 7, bHalAlb1.1, whole genome shotgun sequence encodes:
- the CD3D gene encoding T-cell surface glycoprotein CD3 delta chain isoform X2, with the protein product MWRGKALVTWALLTSLATASWGIQVILKEVSGKVFLQCETNLQSEIIWLKDGNRIGNGTQLDLGAVYNDPRGVYVCQLEGRNEHSELQVHYRMCQNCIEVDASTISGIVVADVVATIFLAVAVYCITGQDKGRMSRASDRQNLIANEQLYQPLGERDDGQYSRLAPAKARK
- the CD3D gene encoding T-cell surface glycoprotein CD3 delta chain isoform X1, with amino-acid sequence MSSPEFCTTVRVENSAVMLSALLSFFTKHKVILKEVSGKVFLQCETNLQSEIIWLKDGNRIGNGTQLDLGAVYNDPRGVYVCQLEGRNEHSELQVHYRMCQNCIEVDASTISGIVVADVVATIFLAVAVYCITGQDKGRMSRASDRQNLIANEQLYQPLGERDDGQYSRLAPAKARK